In Gossypium hirsutum isolate 1008001.06 chromosome D06, Gossypium_hirsutum_v2.1, whole genome shotgun sequence, one genomic interval encodes:
- the LOC107901185 gene encoding serine/threonine-protein phosphatase 7 long form homolog, giving the protein MRLITRWTTRPAIGKSSDVPIYRLRIEKHAREEFIWMSYRRPEITNVVPSSALVDSHIWCTNTPIINFNVVEWYHGDRVLRQFGCI; this is encoded by the exons ATGCGGCTAATAACgcg GTGGACGACTCGTCCAGCCATCGGGAAGTCGAGTGATGTCCCGATATACCGCCTCAGGATTGAAAAGCATGCCCGGGAAGAG tttatatggatgTCATACCGGAGGCCAGAAATTACAAATGTTGTACCCTCGTCTGCACTCGTTGATTCCCACATATGGTGTACTAACacaccaattataaatttcaacgtCGTCGAGTGGTATCACGGCGATCGGGTGCTTCGGCAGTTTGGCTGCATCTAA